DNA from Actinomyces sp. oral taxon 897:
CTGCGTGCCCTGCTGGCCACCCACAAGCCCCTGCTCGACGCCGGCCGCCTCCAGGACGGCGAGCCCTTCCTCGCCGCCACCGCCAAGGCCCCCGTGGTCAGGGTGGGTACGGACATTGCGACGAGCCTGTCGCTGGGTGCGGGGGAGAGCCTGACCGTGTCCACGTCCACCGGCTCCGTCACCCTGCCCGCGGTCGTAGGAGGCGTGGCCGACGGCGTCGTGTGGCTGCCCGAGTGCTCACCTGGCTCCACCGTGCACCAGACCCTGGGCGCCCGCCACGGCTCGGTGGTGGGCGTGTCCCGACCCAGCCCCTCAACCCCCTCGGAGGTGGTCCGGTGAACCCGGTAACCCTTGCGGCCCCCGTCGGCCCCCTGCCCCTGAGCGGGGGCGTGGTAGCCGACTTCTCCGCCGAGACCTGGTGGCTGACCCTCGTCAAGGCGGTCTTCATCGTCGTCTTCCTCATTGCCAGCGTCATCCTGGTCCTGTGGGTGGAGCGCCGTGGCCTGGCGCGTATGCAGACCCGCCCCGGGCCCAACGTCAACGGCCCCTTCGGCCTGTTCCAGGCGTTCGCCGACGCCGCCAAGCTCATTATGAAGGAGGACTTCTGGCTCAAGGGGGCGGAGAAGACCGTCTACCTGCTGGCACCCGTTATCGCCGCGTTCAGCGCCTTCATGGTCTACGCGGTTATCCCGTTCGGTCCCAACGTCAGTGTCCTCGGGCACTCCACGCCCCTGCAGCTGACCGACTTCCCCGTCGCGGTCCTCTACGTCCTGGCCATTACCGCGTTCGGGGTCTACGGGATTATCCTGGGCGGCTGGTCGGCCCACTCCACCTACCCGCTGCTGGGGGCGGTGCGCAGCGCCGCGCAGGTCATCTCCTACGAGCTGGCCATGAGCCTGTCCGTCCTCACGGTCTTCCTGGCCTCGGGCACCATGTCCACCTCCGGGATCGTGGGCGCCCAGACCCGTATGTGGTGGGCGGTGGCCATGATGCCCAGCTTCGTCATCTACGTCGTCTCCATGGTCGGCGAGGTCAACCGCCTGCCCTTCGACCTGCCCGAGGCCGAGGGCGAGCTCGTGGCCGGGCACATGGTGGAGTACTCCTCCATGAAGTTCGCCTGGTACTTCCTGGCCGAGTACATCAATATGTTCAATGTCTCGGCCGTGTGCGTCACCCTCTTCCTGGGGGGTTGGCGTTCCTTCGTCATCGCCTCGTTCTGGCCCGGGGCCAATGAGGGCTGGTGGCCCGTCCTGTGGTTCGTGGCCAAGATCTGGGCGGTCATGTTCGCCATGATCTGGACCCGTGGCACCCTGGTGCGTATCCGCTACGACCACTTTATGAAGCTGGGCTGGAAGGTCCTGATCCCCGCGGCCCTGACCTGGTTCGTCATGGTCAGTGTCGTCACCGGCGTGAGGACCTTCTCCGGCACCCAGCCCCGTACCCTGCTCCTTGTCCTGGCGGCCGTGTTCCTGGTCGTCACGGCGGTCCTCGTGCTCGTGCCCGAGCGCGGGAGCGAGGAGGCCCCCTCCCCTCCCGGTAGCGGTCCCGGTGAGCTCGTGGCCCCCGGGCAGGTCCTGGACGCCTTCGCCGGAGGCTTCCCCGTCCCGCCGCTGCCCGGGCAGGTCCTGCCGCCCTCCCCGCGCTCCCGGCGCGCTGGCGCCGGGGCCTTTCTGCCTGCCGATCCGGGCACCGCCCCGACTGAAGGAGGGAACCGATGACCAGCAGCACCGGTGCCGACCACGACCAGTGGCTGCGTGAGGACCCCGGGGCCCTGGGCTCCTTCCTGGCCCCCGTCGCCGGCTACGGGGTGACCATCTCCTCCATGTTCCGGCCCACGGTCACCGAGCAGTACCCGTTCGAGAAGCCGGTCCTCATGCCCCGCTACCACGGGCGCCACCAGCTCAACCGCTATGACGACGGCCTGGAGAAGTGCATTGGCTGCGAGCTGTGCGCCTGGGCCTGCCCGGCCGACGCCATCTACGTCGAGGCCGCCTCCAACGCCCCGGACGAGCAGTACTCGCCCGGTGAGCGCTACGGGCGGGTCTACCAGATCAACTACCTGCGCTGCATCTTCTGCGGCATGTGCATCGAGGCCTGCCCCACCCGGGCCCTGACCATGACCCACGAGATCGACGAGCTCGTCGGCCCCACCCGCACCGGCCTGGTCTACGAGAAGGAGGACCTGCTGGCCCCCGTGCCCCCCGGTGCCCTGGCCGCCCCCCACCCCATGGTCGAGGGCACCGAGGACGCCGACTACTACCGCGGGAAGGTCACCGGCCCCACCCGGGCGCAGGTGGACTGGGTGCGTTCCCACCGCCCCCAGGACCCCACGCTCTCCTCCGCCCGCCCGGTGGGCACGGCCGTGAAGGAGACCCGCTCATGACGGCCCTGACCTCGGGCGGCGCCCTGGCCGCCCCCGCCACCCTGACGAACGCCGGTACCGTCTCCACCGGCGAGACGATCCTGTTCTGTGTCGTCTCCCTGGTCACGGTGGTCTGCGCCCTGGGCGTCCTGACCGCCCGGCGGGCCGTGTCCGCGGCCGTCAATATGATCGGCATTATGATCGGCCTGGCCGTCCTCTACCTGGCCAACGAGGCGTCCTTCCTGGGGATGACGCAGGTCGTGGTCTACACCGGCGCCGTCATGACCCTGGTCCTGTTCGTCATTATGCTCGTCGGGGTCGGCGGGGAGGAGCCGGTCGCGGGCTCCCGGGGCGTGCCCACCCCCGTGGCGCTCCTGGCTGGCGGGGGCCTGGTGGCGGTGCTGGCCGCCGTCGTCTGCGCCACCGTCTTCCCCGGCGCCGCCGGCCTGCTCGACGGCGAGGCCGCGACCCCCGCCGCCCTGGCGGAGGTGCTGCTGGGCAACTACGTGGTCACCATGGAGCTCACTGGCATCCTCCTGGTGGTGGCCGCCCTGGGGGCCCTGACCCTGACCCACCGTCAGCGGCTGCGCGGGGTACGTACCCAGCGTGAGCAGGCCGAGGAGCGCATGCGCGCCTACGCCACCAAGGGGGTCCACCCCGGCCAGAGGCCTGCGCCCGGGGTCTACGCCGCCACCAACTCTGCCGCCGCGCCCGCCCTGGACGCCTCCGGACAGGCCGTGGAGGCCTCCGTGCCCCGCCCCCTGGTGGTGCGCGGCCAGGACCTGGACGTCAGCCAGGTCTCCCCGGGGACCGGCACCCAGGTCGACGGCGCCCTCGCCGCGCGCGACCAGGCGGTGCCCCGTTCCGGTATGCCTGCCATGCCCGGTGCCGCCGCGCCCGTGGTCGTCCAGCCCCTCCTGCCCGGTGCCGGCACCCAGCCCGGTGCCACCGCCCCCGCGCCCGCCCCGAAGGAGGAGCTCACGTGACTCTGCCGATCTCCGCCTACGTCGTCCTGGCCATGGTCCTGTTCACCCTGGGGGCCCTGACCGTCCTGCTACGGCGCAACGCGATTATCGAGCTCATGGGCGTGGAGCTCATGCTCAACGCCGTCAACCTGGTGCTCGTGACCTTCTCCCGCCTGCACGGCAACCTCACCGGGCAGATCTTCGCCTTCTTCGTCATGGTGGTGGCCGCCGCCGAGGTCGTCGTGGGGCTGAGCATCGTGGTGTCCATCTTCCGTACCCGCAGGTCGACGTCCGTGGACGAGACCAACCTGCTCAAGAGCTGAGGGGACTGGCATGACCACCGCACCGTCTCTCGCCGCGCTCCTGGCCCCCGCCCCCGCGTCGACGGCCCCTACCGGGCCGGCCGCCTGGGCCTGGCTCCTTGTCGCCGTGCCCGCGCTCTCCGCCGCGCTCCTGCTGCTGGGCGGGCGCCGTACCGACGCCTGGGGGCACTGGGTGGGCCTGGCCGCCGCCCTCCTGGACGCCTGCCTGGGCGGGGCGGTCCTGGCCCAGGTCCTGGGGCTGCCCGCCGACCAGCGCACCATGGACCTGAGCCTGTGGCGCTGGTTCGGCGTGGGGGACCTGGAGGTGCGCGTCGGGCTGCGTATCGACCCGCTCTCCCTGACCTTCGTGGCCCTGGTCACCTTTGTGGGTTTCCTCATCCACCTGTACTCCGTGGCCTACATGGCCCACGACCGCGACCGGCGCCGCTTCTTCGCCTACCTGAACCTGTTCGTCGCGGCCATGCTCACCCTGGTCCTGGGCGACTCCTACGTGGTGCTCTTCGTGGGCTGGGAGGGCGTGGGCCTGGCCTCCTACCTGCTCATCGGCTTCTGGAACACGGCCGACGCCGACGCTCCCGACGCGCTCAAGGACGCCAGCACCTCCAACGCCACCGCCGCCAAGAAGGCCTTCATTATGAACCGTGTGGGCGACGTCGGCCTGCTCCTGGCCATGATGGCCATGGTGGCCCGGGTGGGCTCGGTGAGCTTCACCGACGTCCTGGGCCGGGCCTCGCACGGCGCCCTGTCACCGGGCTGGGCCACCGCCACGGGCTTCTTCCTCCTGGTGGCCGCCTGCGGCAAGTCCGCCCAGTTCCCCCTCCAGGCCTGGCTGGGTGACGCCATGGCCGGGCCCACCCCGGTCTCCGCCCTCATCCACGCCGCCACCATGGTCACCGCCGGCGTCTACCTCATGGTGCGCTCCGGCGCGGTCTACCAGGCCGCCCCCGACGCCCAGCTGGCGGTGGCCGTCGTCGGCGCCGTCACCCTGGTCCTGGGGGCGGTCATCGGGTCCGCCAAGGACGACATGAAGAAGGTCCTGGCCGCCTCCACCATGAGCCAGATCGGCTACATGATGCTGGGTGCGGGACTGGGGCCGGTCGGCTACGCCTTCGCCGTCTTCCACCTGCTGACCCACGGCTTCTTCAAGGCCCAGCTGTTCCTGGGGGCCGGCAGCGTCATGCACGCCATGGGCGACCAGGTGAACATGCGTCGCTTCGGGGGACTGCGCCGGGCCATGCCGGTCACCTGGGTGACCATGGGGATCGGCTGGCTGGCCATCCTGGGCGTCCCGCCCCTCTCCGGCTTCTGGTCCAAGGACAGGATTATCGAGGCCGCCTTCACCGGCCAGGGGGCCCGGCCCTGGATCCTGGGGGGCGTCGCCCTGCTGGGCGCGGGCCTGACCTCCTTCTACATGTCCCGCCTCTTCTTCATGATCTTCCACGGCACCCCGCGCTGGACCACCAAGGCCGACCCGGAGGGGCCCGTCCACCCCCACGAGTCAGGGCCCCTGATGACCGTCCCGCTGGTCGTCCTGTCCGTCTTCTCCCTGGCCCTGGGCGGGCTGCTGGCCGTAGGCGACCGCTTCACCACCTGGCTGGAGCCGGTCACCGGCCACGTCGAGCACGGCGAGCCGGTGCTGGCGGCAGAGGTCATTATGGGAGCCACCCTGGCCCTGGTGGTACTGGGCGTGGTGGCGGCCTGGCTCGTGTACGTGCGTCACCAGGTGCCTGTGGTGGCCCGGCCCGGCCCGGCCCTGGTGGAGGCGGCCCGCCACGACATGTACCAGGACGCCCTCAACGAGGCCGTCGCCATG
Protein-coding regions in this window:
- the nuoH gene encoding NADH-quinone oxidoreductase subunit NuoH, with product MNPVTLAAPVGPLPLSGGVVADFSAETWWLTLVKAVFIVVFLIASVILVLWVERRGLARMQTRPGPNVNGPFGLFQAFADAAKLIMKEDFWLKGAEKTVYLLAPVIAAFSAFMVYAVIPFGPNVSVLGHSTPLQLTDFPVAVLYVLAITAFGVYGIILGGWSAHSTYPLLGAVRSAAQVISYELAMSLSVLTVFLASGTMSTSGIVGAQTRMWWAVAMMPSFVIYVVSMVGEVNRLPFDLPEAEGELVAGHMVEYSSMKFAWYFLAEYINMFNVSAVCVTLFLGGWRSFVIASFWPGANEGWWPVLWFVAKIWAVMFAMIWTRGTLVRIRYDHFMKLGWKVLIPAALTWFVMVSVVTGVRTFSGTQPRTLLLVLAAVFLVVTAVLVLVPERGSEEAPSPPGSGPGELVAPGQVLDAFAGGFPVPPLPGQVLPPSPRSRRAGAGAFLPADPGTAPTEGGNR
- the nuoI gene encoding NADH-quinone oxidoreductase subunit NuoI, coding for MTSSTGADHDQWLREDPGALGSFLAPVAGYGVTISSMFRPTVTEQYPFEKPVLMPRYHGRHQLNRYDDGLEKCIGCELCAWACPADAIYVEAASNAPDEQYSPGERYGRVYQINYLRCIFCGMCIEACPTRALTMTHEIDELVGPTRTGLVYEKEDLLAPVPPGALAAPHPMVEGTEDADYYRGKVTGPTRAQVDWVRSHRPQDPTLSSARPVGTAVKETRS
- a CDS encoding NADH-quinone oxidoreductase subunit J; the protein is MTALTSGGALAAPATLTNAGTVSTGETILFCVVSLVTVVCALGVLTARRAVSAAVNMIGIMIGLAVLYLANEASFLGMTQVVVYTGAVMTLVLFVIMLVGVGGEEPVAGSRGVPTPVALLAGGGLVAVLAAVVCATVFPGAAGLLDGEAATPAALAEVLLGNYVVTMELTGILLVVAALGALTLTHRQRLRGVRTQREQAEERMRAYATKGVHPGQRPAPGVYAATNSAAAPALDASGQAVEASVPRPLVVRGQDLDVSQVSPGTGTQVDGALAARDQAVPRSGMPAMPGAAAPVVVQPLLPGAGTQPGATAPAPAPKEELT
- the nuoK gene encoding NADH-quinone oxidoreductase subunit NuoK; translated protein: MTLPISAYVVLAMVLFTLGALTVLLRRNAIIELMGVELMLNAVNLVLVTFSRLHGNLTGQIFAFFVMVVAAAEVVVGLSIVVSIFRTRRSTSVDETNLLKS
- the nuoL gene encoding NADH-quinone oxidoreductase subunit L yields the protein MTTAPSLAALLAPAPASTAPTGPAAWAWLLVAVPALSAALLLLGGRRTDAWGHWVGLAAALLDACLGGAVLAQVLGLPADQRTMDLSLWRWFGVGDLEVRVGLRIDPLSLTFVALVTFVGFLIHLYSVAYMAHDRDRRRFFAYLNLFVAAMLTLVLGDSYVVLFVGWEGVGLASYLLIGFWNTADADAPDALKDASTSNATAAKKAFIMNRVGDVGLLLAMMAMVARVGSVSFTDVLGRASHGALSPGWATATGFFLLVAACGKSAQFPLQAWLGDAMAGPTPVSALIHAATMVTAGVYLMVRSGAVYQAAPDAQLAVAVVGAVTLVLGAVIGSAKDDMKKVLAASTMSQIGYMMLGAGLGPVGYAFAVFHLLTHGFFKAQLFLGAGSVMHAMGDQVNMRRFGGLRRAMPVTWVTMGIGWLAILGVPPLSGFWSKDRIIEAAFTGQGARPWILGGVALLGAGLTSFYMSRLFFMIFHGTPRWTTKADPEGPVHPHESGPLMTVPLVVLSVFSLALGGLLAVGDRFTTWLEPVTGHVEHGEPVLAAEVIMGATLALVVLGVVAAWLVYVRHQVPVVARPGPALVEAARHDMYQDALNEAVAMRPGQGLVAAVTATDRYVVDGAVEGLAAATAACGRLVGRTQSGYVRSYAGYMLVGTLLVLVAVLASRF